One Thermosipho africanus Ob7 genomic region harbors:
- a CDS encoding PHP-associated domain-containing protein: MKCDLHVHSCLSPCADISMVPGVFKNSFLDVIALCDHNSGKNVRIFSNVLKEFGKVVIPGIEIQTIEDVHILGYFYDIDSLENLTDIVYTHLPKIKYDPEKFGYQLYINEKDEFVGMEFIPLSFPTDLSLSQAVNLINKYNGIPVYAHISRKFGVLYQLGIFPNEDVKVVEVNSKDDLFLARKHGFVALSSSDAHFINQIGERYSIIEGEKSVKNILDSIIEGKVKTIWDL, encoded by the coding sequence ATGAAATGTGACTTACATGTTCATTCTTGCCTTTCACCATGTGCCGATATTTCAATGGTACCTGGTGTTTTTAAAAATTCATTTCTTGATGTAATTGCCCTTTGTGATCATAACAGTGGAAAAAATGTAAGAATATTTTCAAATGTGTTAAAAGAATTTGGAAAGGTAGTAATTCCAGGCATCGAGATACAAACAATTGAAGATGTCCATATTTTAGGATATTTCTATGATATAGATTCGCTAGAAAATTTAACCGATATTGTTTATACTCACCTTCCAAAGATTAAATACGATCCTGAAAAATTTGGTTATCAACTTTATATAAATGAAAAAGACGAGTTTGTTGGTATGGAATTTATCCCCCTTTCTTTTCCTACCGATTTATCCTTAAGTCAAGCCGTTAATTTAATAAATAAGTATAATGGTATTCCCGTATATGCTCATATTTCAAGAAAATTTGGCGTTTTATATCAACTGGGAATTTTTCCAAATGAAGATGTGAAAGTTGTGGAAGTTAACAGTAAAGATGATTTGTTTTTGGCGAGAAAACATGGCTTTGTTGCTCTAAGTTCTTCTGATGCACATTTTATAAATCAAATTGGTGAAAGGTATAGTATAATTGAAGGTGAAAAAAGCGTGAAAAATATTTTAGATAGTATTATTGAAGGCAAGGTGAAAACTATATGGGACTTGTAA
- a CDS encoding ATP-binding protein — MGLVTLADHVQDITENSIKAGAKNVTLEINETDDEFTFIVADDGPGIKDVDKVFDPFYTTRSKEIRRFGLGLPFLKQAAEMTGGEVKIETKLGIGTKVYANFKKSHIDCQPVGDLTMVFLSLLMNQDVNLTIKRCRYNDCYEISSEVVKKYLGSLDSAEKINILKEMIEELEKQGG; from the coding sequence ATGGGACTTGTAACTCTTGCTGACCATGTTCAAGATATTACTGAAAATTCAATTAAAGCGGGGGCAAAAAATGTAACTTTGGAGATAAATGAAACAGATGATGAGTTCACATTTATTGTCGCTGATGATGGACCGGGTATAAAGGATGTTGATAAGGTGTTTGATCCTTTCTATACAACAAGATCTAAAGAGATTCGAAGGTTTGGTTTGGGATTGCCATTTTTAAAGCAAGCGGCAGAAATGACAGGCGGAGAGGTAAAAATTGAAACAAAGCTTGGAATAGGGACAAAAGTCTATGCAAATTTTAAAAAATCGCACATTGATTGTCAACCTGTGGGAGACTTAACAATGGTATTTTTAAGTCTTTTAATGAACCAAGATGTTAATTTGACAATCAAAAGATGTAGGTATAATGACTGCTATGAAATTAGCAGCGAAGTTGTTAAAAAGTACTTAGGAAGTCTAGATAGTGCAGAAAAAATTAACATTTTAAAGGAAATGATCGAAGAATTAGAAAAACAAGGAGGTTAG
- a CDS encoding BamA/OMP85 family outer membrane protein, with protein sequence MKKVLVVVLSLFFVLSFSFVLEKVSFNGLNSLNEEDLKFAYEEYLGMDVNDYAINNIVRNLKSTGYFSSVEWEKVEKDNVVELVINVVENRKIENVSLEINGVGLIEKETLESSVTLKEGKPFSFVKFKESIENITKLYKDNGYLVANVFSKNKDQAFVYVSGTVGSTEVTFKVTEYALYDIEFSGNTKGIEEVLYDIKKETKIKEYKDYLEKNWFLRLFDSEKDYYPKLSDIQKVYQQLSKYVYFSPYTNLQFLEVDTEKPSKKLNFVIVQNTITREPVYIQKVDIEGNTLNDFSDLETLSGTFTNIELLNIVQKVKSWYDSEEYFIEINPKLENGIFKVEVLEYKFGKLNIDGLTRTKEYTFDDLIKVKPGDYANRNSLRDTYVEIYKAQFFENIDFDITPSSTDTLDVTLIVKEKEKRFNFVGGGAWGPPGDDRPWYEGFAAQIQLKTTNPFGLGQTIGLNVSLGLTNKVVGLEYSIRKPFGKPVIFGSTLNYSYKSDSLEDATSNNFGFNVSLSTLKINNNSFSFGGGVNYKKTISATPTEYFGANVLVGYNYENLDDLIIPTKGINLNFVGQKYFKLTGDAPVALKLQEEFSLHIPFSNIVVASRLYASQLFQEEGSTIYNYLNGLNGLRGATLEGNKTLLLNNDLRYVLKENTNMPFYVALFSDFAYAGEDYIFDKLNYSFGVELGINVPMFGLLRFGEAYYNDNWNFFFLMGKTF encoded by the coding sequence ATGAAAAAAGTGTTGGTCGTTGTTTTGAGCCTTTTTTTTGTTTTATCATTTTCATTTGTGCTTGAGAAAGTATCTTTTAACGGATTGAATTCTCTCAACGAGGAGGATTTAAAATTTGCATATGAAGAGTATTTAGGGATGGATGTAAATGATTATGCTATAAATAACATTGTAAGGAATTTAAAATCAACAGGTTATTTTTCAAGTGTTGAATGGGAAAAAGTTGAAAAAGATAATGTTGTGGAATTAGTCATAAATGTGGTTGAAAATAGAAAAATAGAAAATGTTAGTCTAGAAATTAATGGAGTTGGGTTAATTGAAAAAGAGACTCTTGAATCATCAGTTACATTGAAAGAAGGTAAGCCTTTTAGTTTTGTAAAGTTTAAAGAGAGTATTGAAAATATAACAAAGCTGTATAAAGACAATGGATATCTTGTTGCTAATGTATTTTCTAAAAATAAGGATCAAGCATTTGTATACGTTAGCGGTACTGTTGGGTCAACAGAAGTAACTTTTAAAGTAACAGAATATGCATTATACGATATAGAATTTTCTGGAAACACAAAAGGTATAGAAGAAGTTTTGTATGATATTAAGAAAGAAACTAAAATAAAAGAATATAAAGATTATCTTGAAAAAAATTGGTTTTTGAGATTGTTTGACAGTGAAAAAGATTACTATCCAAAACTCTCAGACATACAAAAAGTTTACCAGCAATTAAGTAAATATGTATATTTTTCACCATATACGAATTTACAATTTTTAGAGGTGGATACGGAGAAACCTTCTAAAAAGTTGAATTTCGTAATTGTTCAAAATACCATTACAAGGGAGCCAGTTTATATACAAAAGGTTGATATTGAAGGTAATACATTAAATGACTTTAGTGATTTAGAAACATTATCAGGAACATTTACAAATATCGAGCTTTTAAATATTGTTCAAAAAGTAAAAAGTTGGTACGATTCGGAAGAATATTTTATTGAGATTAATCCAAAACTTGAAAATGGAATTTTCAAAGTGGAAGTTTTGGAGTATAAATTTGGAAAATTAAATATTGATGGTTTAACAAGGACAAAGGAATATACATTTGATGATTTAATAAAAGTTAAACCGGGTGATTATGCAAATAGAAATAGTCTTAGAGATACATATGTTGAGATCTATAAGGCTCAATTTTTTGAAAACATAGATTTTGACATAACTCCTTCTTCGACCGATACTTTAGATGTAACATTGATTGTCAAAGAAAAAGAAAAAAGGTTTAATTTTGTTGGAGGAGGTGCTTGGGGACCTCCTGGAGATGATAGACCTTGGTATGAAGGTTTTGCAGCCCAAATACAACTAAAGACGACTAATCCTTTTGGCCTTGGGCAAACAATAGGCTTAAATGTTTCACTTGGATTGACTAATAAGGTTGTTGGTTTAGAATATTCAATAAGGAAGCCTTTTGGAAAACCTGTAATTTTTGGCAGTACTTTAAATTATAGTTATAAGAGTGATTCATTGGAAGATGCAACGAGTAATAATTTTGGTTTTAATGTTTCTCTTAGCACTTTAAAGATAAACAACAACAGTTTTAGTTTTGGAGGGGGCGTAAATTACAAGAAAACTATTTCTGCAACTCCGACAGAGTATTTTGGTGCAAATGTACTTGTTGGGTACAATTATGAGAATCTTGATGATTTGATTATTCCTACAAAAGGAATTAATTTAAATTTTGTGGGACAAAAATATTTTAAATTAACAGGTGATGCACCAGTTGCTTTAAAACTTCAAGAAGAATTTTCTTTACATATTCCATTTAGCAACATAGTAGTTGCTTCAAGGTTATATGCTTCCCAACTTTTCCAAGAAGAAGGAAGTACAATTTACAATTATTTAAACGGTTTAAATGGTCTTAGAGGTGCAACTTTAGAAGGAAACAAAACATTGTTATTAAATAATGATTTAAGGTATGTTTTAAAAGAAAATACTAATATGCCGTTCTATGTTGCTCTATTTTCAGATTTTGCATATGCAGGAGAAGATTATATCTTTGATAAGTTGAATTATTCATTTGGGGTTGAGCTTGGAATTAATGTCCCAATGTTTGGCCTTTTGAGATTTGGAGAAGCATATTACAATGATAATTGGAACTTTTTCTTCCTAATGGGGAAAACATTTTAA
- a CDS encoding alanyl-tRNA editing protein: MKIRIEEVLKEKGKIFAISSESPFYVDYKGGQLGDRGKIGNASVLSVMSKNGKIYHEIDREVDLGENDVEIDLNHQLFVRQHHTGQHILSAVFEELADISTVGFRMGFEYTTIDLNVPYIVEELLDEVEERVNSIITECVDVQEILVEKEEVDRFPLRKKLSDKVEGMVRIIKIGEYDYSPCGGYHVKNTGQIGLLKILKTEKVKGELTRVYFVAGFKAMEYFRKYSKILKNISVSLTSSIFEVEDKVRSLLSEVKEKSSRLENLAEKLACYKKDDLKKLKEDVYFLQEDPEILRYIPKYFDKEGLLVLYDGKSYSFTSNSSKYIVRNIISDLRERFGGKGGGGKEKGNYLPSDGVNINMILEVLK; this comes from the coding sequence TTGAAAATAAGGATTGAAGAAGTTTTGAAAGAAAAAGGAAAAATTTTTGCAATTTCCTCTGAAAGTCCATTTTATGTTGACTATAAAGGTGGACAATTAGGAGATAGAGGAAAAATAGGTAATGCTAGCGTTTTATCAGTAATGTCAAAGAATGGTAAAATCTATCATGAAATTGATAGGGAGGTAGATCTCGGAGAAAATGATGTTGAGATAGATTTAAATCATCAGTTGTTTGTAAGGCAACATCATACAGGACAGCACATTCTGTCGGCTGTATTTGAAGAGCTTGCAGATATAAGTACTGTTGGATTTAGAATGGGATTTGAATATACTACTATTGATTTAAATGTTCCTTACATTGTGGAAGAATTGTTGGATGAAGTTGAAGAAAGAGTAAATAGTATAATTACCGAATGTGTTGATGTTCAAGAAATATTGGTTGAAAAGGAAGAGGTTGATAGATTCCCTTTAAGGAAGAAATTAAGTGATAAAGTTGAAGGAATGGTAAGGATAATAAAAATTGGTGAGTATGATTATTCCCCTTGTGGAGGATACCATGTTAAAAATACTGGTCAAATAGGACTTTTAAAAATTTTAAAAACAGAAAAAGTAAAAGGAGAATTAACTAGGGTTTATTTTGTTGCAGGATTTAAGGCGATGGAATATTTTAGAAAGTATTCTAAAATACTTAAAAATATTTCGGTAAGCCTTACAAGTTCAATCTTCGAAGTTGAGGACAAAGTTAGATCCCTTTTGAGTGAAGTGAAAGAAAAATCTTCAAGGCTTGAAAATTTGGCGGAAAAGCTAGCATGTTACAAAAAAGATGATCTAAAAAAATTAAAAGAAGATGTTTATTTTCTGCAGGAAGACCCAGAAATTTTGAGATATATTCCAAAGTATTTTGATAAAGAAGGACTTCTTGTGCTATATGATGGTAAAAGTTACAGTTTTACATCAAATTCTTCAAAGTATATAGTAAGGAATATAATATCTGATCTTAGGGAAAGATTTGGTGGAAAAGGTGGAGGAGGAAAAGAAAAGGGAAATTATTTACCTAGTGATGGTGTAAATATAAATATGATCTTGGAGGTGTTAAAATGA
- the gatA gene encoding Asp-tRNA(Asn)/Glu-tRNA(Gln) amidotransferase subunit GatA yields the protein MTISDVLKENRSFVGESISRIKKIDEKINAFITVVENANGKIPIAIKDNIVTKGIRTTCASKILENFVPPYNATVVEKLIANDFAIVGKTNLDEFAMGTGTEYSAFFVTKNPWDHERVAGGSSGGSAAAVASGQVVAALGSDTGGSIRQPAAFCGVVGFKPTYGLVSRYGLVAFASSLDQIGPITKTTKDAAYLMNVIYGKDEKDATTVDRKINFEEYLESDFSNVKVAYPEEVFAEGVEEGVKERFEEFVKFLQKKGIKVDKVSFKELSYSVATYYIIAPSEVSSNLSRFDGIRYGKRDEQEGLLQTYLNSRKNLGKEVIRRIMIGTFTLSAAYYDAYFEKAQKVRRIISNKLNDLLKEYDFIITPTSPITAFKIGEVKDPLVYYMMDIFTIPANLAGIPAISIPFGFSNGLPVGMQIMGKRFDDAKVLGFANYIEKDIPVVLPGEEKI from the coding sequence ATGACTATATCTGATGTTTTAAAAGAAAACAGGTCTTTTGTTGGAGAGTCTATTTCAAGAATAAAGAAGATCGATGAAAAGATAAATGCTTTTATAACGGTAGTTGAAAATGCAAATGGCAAAATACCAATAGCGATAAAGGATAATATTGTAACAAAGGGAATTAGAACTACTTGTGCCTCAAAAATTTTAGAGAATTTTGTGCCTCCATATAATGCAACAGTGGTTGAAAAATTAATTGCAAATGACTTTGCAATAGTCGGAAAAACAAACTTAGATGAATTTGCAATGGGGACTGGAACAGAATATTCTGCATTTTTTGTAACAAAAAATCCTTGGGATCATGAAAGAGTGGCCGGGGGGAGCAGTGGGGGATCTGCGGCAGCTGTCGCCAGTGGACAGGTTGTTGCTGCGCTCGGAAGTGACACAGGAGGATCTATACGACAGCCTGCCGCATTTTGTGGAGTTGTTGGATTTAAACCAACCTATGGACTAGTCTCAAGATATGGCCTTGTTGCATTTGCATCATCTCTTGATCAAATAGGACCTATTACAAAAACAACAAAAGATGCAGCATACCTAATGAATGTAATATATGGAAAAGATGAAAAAGATGCAACAACTGTTGATAGAAAGATAAATTTTGAGGAATATCTTGAAAGTGATTTTTCAAACGTTAAAGTAGCTTATCCAGAAGAGGTTTTTGCAGAAGGAGTTGAAGAAGGGGTAAAAGAAAGATTCGAAGAATTTGTAAAGTTTTTGCAAAAAAAAGGAATTAAAGTAGATAAGGTATCTTTTAAAGAACTTTCATATTCAGTTGCAACTTACTATATAATTGCTCCATCAGAAGTAAGTTCTAACCTTTCAAGGTTTGATGGAATAAGGTATGGTAAAAGAGATGAACAAGAGGGCTTATTGCAAACATATTTGAATAGTAGAAAAAATCTTGGAAAAGAGGTAATCAGAAGGATAATGATTGGAACATTTACATTGAGTGCAGCATATTATGATGCATATTTTGAAAAAGCACAAAAGGTAAGAAGGATCATTTCAAATAAATTGAATGACTTATTGAAGGAATATGATTTTATAATAACTCCTACTTCTCCAATTACTGCATTCAAAATAGGTGAAGTGAAAGATCCACTTGTTTACTATATGATGGATATTTTTACAATTCCTGCAAATTTAGCAGGTATTCCTGCAATTAGCATTCCTTTTGGATTTTCTAATGGACTACCAGTAGGAATGCAGATAATGGGGAAACGATTTGATGATGCAAAGGTTCTCGGATTTGCAAATTATATAGAAAAAGATATTCCAGTTGTTTTACCAGGGGAGGAGAAAATATGA
- the gatB gene encoding Asp-tRNA(Asn)/Glu-tRNA(Gln) amidotransferase subunit GatB, with protein MRFKPVIGLEIHVQLNTKTKAFCSCPADVFELEPNSAICPVCTGQPGALPVPSKEMYEYGILLASALNCRINEYTRFDRKNYFYPDLPKGYQITQYFYPLANDGYLELDGEKIRINRIHLEEDAGKLVHSSEMITEAESSLVDMNRCGVPLAEIVTEPDIKSPEQARKFLEKLRQILRYLGVSTGDMEKGALRCDANISVIDTETNRQSNKVEVKNMNSFKFVEKALEFEFERIKNAMLEGKDVEKETRGWDLSTKTTISMRSKEEANDYRYFPEPDIPPVVLSSDEIKKIVEKMPELPDQKKERFMKDYNLSEYEANILTSSKGLADFYEECVEVTNDPKETSNWFLTELLKYESAESNFEELKIKPIHFKELFDLISSGKITRNIAKEVFEEVYKTGKSPKEVVKEKNIEVVGDASLIEEILKKMLEENPDKVEAYRNGKKGLLGFFVGGVMKQTKGKADPKVVNEIAKKLLGD; from the coding sequence ATGAGATTTAAACCTGTAATTGGGCTAGAAATACATGTTCAACTTAATACTAAGACAAAGGCTTTTTGTTCTTGTCCAGCTGATGTGTTTGAACTTGAGCCAAACAGCGCTATTTGCCCTGTATGTACAGGACAACCAGGGGCCCTTCCAGTTCCTTCAAAGGAAATGTATGAGTATGGAATATTACTTGCAAGTGCATTGAATTGTAGAATAAATGAATATACAAGATTTGATAGGAAGAATTACTTTTATCCAGATCTTCCTAAGGGGTATCAGATAACTCAATATTTTTATCCTCTTGCAAATGATGGCTATTTAGAACTTGATGGCGAAAAGATAAGGATTAATAGAATTCATCTTGAAGAGGATGCTGGAAAGCTTGTTCATTCTTCTGAAATGATTACAGAAGCTGAAAGTTCACTTGTAGATATGAACAGATGTGGTGTTCCTTTGGCTGAAATTGTAACAGAACCAGATATTAAGTCTCCAGAGCAGGCAAGAAAATTTTTAGAGAAGTTGAGACAAATATTGAGATATTTGGGTGTAAGTACCGGTGATATGGAAAAAGGTGCTTTAAGATGTGATGCAAATATTTCTGTTATAGATACTGAAACTAATAGGCAAAGTAACAAAGTGGAAGTTAAAAATATGAATTCTTTTAAATTTGTTGAGAAAGCACTTGAATTTGAATTTGAAAGAATAAAAAATGCAATGCTTGAAGGAAAGGATGTAGAAAAGGAGACAAGAGGTTGGGATTTATCTACAAAAACGACAATTTCAATGAGGAGCAAGGAAGAAGCAAATGATTATAGATATTTCCCTGAGCCGGATATTCCTCCTGTTGTGTTATCATCCGATGAAATAAAGAAAATTGTAGAAAAAATGCCTGAACTTCCAGATCAAAAGAAAGAACGTTTTATGAAAGATTATAACTTGTCAGAATATGAAGCAAATATTTTAACTTCATCTAAGGGCCTTGCAGATTTTTATGAAGAATGTGTTGAAGTTACAAATGATCCAAAAGAAACTTCAAATTGGTTCTTAACAGAGCTTTTAAAGTATGAAAGTGCAGAAAGTAATTTTGAAGAATTAAAAATAAAGCCTATACACTTTAAAGAATTGTTTGATTTAATTTCTTCGGGGAAAATTACAAGAAATATTGCAAAAGAGGTATTTGAAGAAGTATACAAAACGGGGAAATCTCCTAAGGAAGTTGTAAAAGAAAAAAATATTGAAGTTGTTGGCGATGCATCGTTAATAGAAGAAATTCTCAAGAAAATGTTAGAAGAAAATCCTGATAAAGTTGAAGCTTATAGAAATGGTAAAAAAGGCTTACTTGGATTTTTTGTTGGTGGTGTGATGAAACAAACTAAGGGAAAAGCTGATCCAAAAGTTGTAAACGAAATAGCAAAAAAACTTCTAGGGGACTGA